The Ensifer adhaerens genome contains a region encoding:
- a CDS encoding DUF1194 domain-containing protein — protein MKLGSTLLAYVCLFCGSASAEPLRVDLELVLAVDVSYSMELDEQRLQRQGYVAAFLEPALIEAIENGPVGRIAVTYVEWGGSAVQATPWTLIDGRGTASQYSELLRRQPIRRIAFTSISNTLAFTRRLFDYSPFEGSRRVIDISGDGPNNSGVPAPVARNSTVARGITIDGLPIMLKTHAASDSAAIPDLDAYYRECVIGGDGAFLVEVTDSGEFARAILRKLIIEISGLEISRLSPETVRAARFGEGYNCFIGEEMQERMIGR, from the coding sequence ATGAAGCTCGGATCGACCCTTCTTGCCTACGTCTGCCTTTTCTGCGGGAGTGCTTCCGCCGAACCGCTCCGGGTCGATCTCGAACTGGTGCTCGCCGTCGACGTTTCCTATTCCATGGAACTCGACGAGCAGCGGCTGCAGCGGCAGGGCTATGTCGCGGCCTTCCTGGAGCCCGCCCTCATCGAGGCGATCGAGAATGGTCCTGTCGGCCGCATCGCCGTCACCTATGTCGAATGGGGCGGCTCGGCGGTGCAGGCCACGCCCTGGACGCTGATCGACGGCCGCGGCACGGCCTCGCAATATTCCGAGCTGCTGCGGCGGCAGCCGATCCGGCGGATCGCCTTCACCTCGATCTCCAACACGCTGGCCTTCACCCGACGGCTGTTCGACTACAGCCCCTTTGAGGGCAGCCGCCGCGTCATCGACATCTCGGGCGACGGTCCCAACAATTCCGGCGTCCCCGCCCCTGTCGCCCGCAATTCCACCGTTGCCCGCGGCATCACCATCGACGGCCTGCCGATCATGCTGAAGACGCACGCCGCCTCGGACTCCGCCGCGATCCCCGATCTCGACGCCTATTACCGCGAATGCGTGATCGGCGGCGACGGCGCCTTTCTGGTGGAGGTGACGGACAGCGGCGAGTTCGCCCGCGCCATCCTGCGCAAGCTGATCATCGAAATCTCCGGCCTGGAGATAAGCCGCCTGTCGCCCGAAACGGTGCGCGCAGCCCGGTTCGGTGAGGGCTACAATTGCTTCATCGGCGAAGAAATGCAGGAGCGGATGATCGGGCGGTAG
- a CDS encoding MarR family winged helix-turn-helix transcriptional regulator, with translation MTMLEQKHRAMLQEAERRAVAETGNMRACFELLALSGAIDRDCATRLAPHRLSEGKFVILFLLNDQPEGLSPHELADRAGVTRATITGLLDGLERDRFVERRSGLNDRRKIAVMLTETGRRTARDLLGEHSAWIASLFAGFSADEHQTFHRLLKRIWQNLETGATPKNTPETQT, from the coding sequence ATGACAATGCTGGAACAAAAACACCGGGCCATGTTGCAGGAAGCCGAGCGTCGTGCGGTCGCCGAGACCGGCAACATGCGCGCCTGCTTCGAACTGCTGGCGCTGTCAGGCGCGATCGACCGGGATTGCGCCACAAGACTGGCGCCCCACCGGCTTTCGGAAGGCAAGTTCGTTATCCTCTTCCTGCTCAACGATCAACCCGAGGGCCTGTCGCCGCACGAGCTTGCCGATCGCGCGGGCGTGACGCGCGCCACCATCACCGGGCTCCTCGACGGCCTGGAGCGCGATCGCTTCGTCGAGCGCCGCTCGGGCCTTAATGACCGGCGCAAGATCGCGGTAATGCTCACCGAAACCGGCCGCAGGACTGCCCGCGATCTGCTGGGCGAACACAGCGCCTGGATCGCCTCGCTGTTTGCCGGTTTCAGCGCCGATGAACACCAGACGTTCCACCGGCTGCTCAAGCGCATCTGGCAAAATCTGGAGACCGGCGCCACGCCCAAGAACACGCCGGAAACACAGACGTGA
- a CDS encoding DNA alkylation repair protein, whose product MSESKTKKRGASGIGAERLAQLNAGAQAITLTECLAVDFAALMGNIVPGIDDDALAEMTSAASAGISRRMPLAARLIGERLGPSTFETLKQHSSDTVRGWACFVVAARENMTLAERLAAIRPLADDSHFGVREWAWIAVRPHLAADLDQAIALLAAEWTSDPSERIRRFASESIRPRGVWCAHLSVLKKEPERALPVLEPLRADPSPYVQDSVGNWLNDAAKDRPEWVQALAARWSAESSGPATSRICRRALRSIPTRSSSGNA is encoded by the coding sequence GTGAGCGAGAGCAAGACCAAGAAACGCGGCGCCAGCGGCATTGGCGCCGAGCGCCTGGCGCAGCTGAACGCCGGAGCGCAAGCCATCACCTTGACCGAATGCCTCGCGGTCGACTTCGCAGCGCTGATGGGCAACATCGTGCCCGGCATCGACGACGATGCCCTTGCCGAGATGACATCGGCCGCGTCGGCCGGCATCTCCCGGCGCATGCCGCTTGCCGCCCGGCTGATCGGAGAGCGCCTCGGCCCCTCGACTTTCGAGACGCTCAAGCAGCATTCCTCGGACACGGTGCGCGGCTGGGCCTGTTTCGTGGTGGCGGCCAGAGAAAACATGACCCTCGCCGAGCGGCTGGCCGCGATCCGGCCGCTGGCCGACGATAGCCATTTCGGTGTTCGCGAATGGGCCTGGATCGCCGTTCGCCCGCATCTCGCGGCCGATCTGGATCAAGCGATCGCCCTGCTGGCGGCAGAGTGGACATCAGATCCATCCGAGCGCATCCGCCGTTTCGCCTCGGAATCCATCCGCCCGCGCGGCGTCTGGTGCGCCCATCTCTCAGTGCTCAAGAAAGAACCCGAACGCGCGCTGCCCGTGCTCGAGCCGTTGCGCGCCGATCCCTCGCCTTACGTGCAGGATTCGGTCGGAAACTGGCTGAACGATGCGGCCAAGGATCGGCCCGAGTGGGTCCAGGCGCTGGCGGCACGCTGGTCCGCCGAAAGCTCAGGACCCGCGACATCGCGCATCTGTCGCCGCGCGCTTCGATCCATCCCCACCAGATCCAGTTCCGGAAACGCTTGA
- a CDS encoding DUF6616 family protein → MPHYLTELYSAKPAWLALPRQGRQQFLAAIGSAMPGLSALGVELITFGKVDQSKLHAASQTFFAVWRCPDATALEALVAGIAQSGWHEYFDTINAAGRGTDLAGHLAELGAAA, encoded by the coding sequence ATGCCTCACTACCTGACCGAACTTTACAGCGCCAAGCCGGCGTGGCTCGCCCTTCCCCGTCAGGGGCGCCAGCAGTTCCTGGCCGCGATCGGCTCCGCCATGCCGGGCCTGTCGGCGCTCGGCGTCGAGCTCATCACCTTCGGCAAGGTCGACCAGTCGAAGCTGCATGCGGCATCGCAGACCTTCTTCGCCGTCTGGCGCTGCCCGGACGCGACAGCACTCGAAGCCCTCGTCGCCGGCATCGCCCAATCCGGCTGGCACGAATATTTCGACACGATCAACGCCGCCGGCCGCGGCACCGACCTTGCCGGCCACCTCGCCGAGCTCGGCGCGGCCGCCTGA
- a CDS encoding GNAT family N-acetyltransferase has product MRIRPAVKDDHPALCAIDSVAADDLKRRADIADWIQQGCCHLIEIEGEAAAYGVLTRHFFGQAFIEMLMVGTSWRRRGLAGTLIAHFQSMSSGAKLFSSTNMSNRPMQDLLVKAGFRPSGYIDNLDENDPEIVFYSPPSRS; this is encoded by the coding sequence ATGCGAATTCGACCTGCGGTCAAGGACGACCATCCGGCGCTTTGCGCGATCGACAGCGTTGCGGCCGACGATCTGAAGCGACGCGCCGACATTGCCGACTGGATCCAGCAGGGCTGCTGCCATCTCATCGAGATCGAGGGGGAGGCTGCCGCCTATGGCGTGCTGACCCGCCACTTCTTTGGCCAGGCCTTCATCGAAATGCTGATGGTGGGGACGTCCTGGCGCCGGCGTGGTCTGGCTGGGACGCTGATCGCCCACTTTCAATCCATGTCGTCGGGCGCGAAACTCTTCAGCTCGACCAACATGTCGAACCGTCCGATGCAGGACCTGTTGGTCAAGGCCGGGTTCCGGCCGAGCGGCTACATCGACAATCTCGACGAGAACGATCCGGAGATCGTTTTCTACAGCCCCCCAAGCCGATCGTGA
- a CDS encoding arylsulfatase — protein MCLRNLRALALHTAILVALPTVAPAQSVMTQAIRTSEAQEPALIHADQQSAAQQKLDTLYTRLGKRPNIVWLVVDDMGYGDPGAYGGGAAIGAATPNMDRLAREGLRLTSAYSQPTCTPTRSAILTGRLPVRTGLTRPILAGDKITKNPWADEVSLPTLLGGAGYKTVLSGKWHVGESEGMRPHEVGFDEFYGFYEAEKEITQGVDKRRYPDLVLNPERLAMLRKTGSSTALVQAVKGGPVSQVEEIDSIEKMAEGDRMLKEFTVKKIKELASGTAPFFLEHCFMKVHADNFASKAFEGKSGSKYPYKDDVVEVDAYIGEIVDALDQAGVLDNTFIFVTSDNGPQLDSWPDSGYTPFRGAKGSAWEGGIRIPAIAYWKGMIKPGRESDELFDLMDLFNTSLSLGGIRDKVPVDRYIDGIDQTSFLLADDGRSNREKVFVWNEQNLMAMRMYEYKIHVKVVETKAQWLNIDMTTVSDVGLAPWLFNLYIDPKEEYPVGHRMNAFLASMLAEMKAHAATFKKYPAKNIGLGQ, from the coding sequence ATGTGCCTGCGGAATCTGCGTGCCCTTGCCCTACACACGGCGATCCTGGTGGCGTTGCCGACAGTGGCGCCGGCACAATCGGTGATGACTCAGGCCATACGCACGAGCGAGGCGCAGGAGCCAGCGCTGATCCATGCCGACCAGCAGTCCGCGGCGCAACAGAAGCTCGATACGCTTTATACCAGGCTGGGCAAGAGGCCGAACATCGTCTGGCTCGTGGTTGATGACATGGGCTATGGCGACCCCGGCGCCTATGGCGGAGGTGCTGCGATCGGCGCTGCGACACCCAACATGGACAGGTTGGCGCGCGAGGGCCTGAGGCTCACCTCGGCCTATTCGCAACCCACCTGCACGCCGACGCGCTCGGCGATCCTGACGGGCCGGTTGCCGGTTCGCACCGGCCTGACGCGGCCGATCCTTGCCGGCGACAAGATCACCAAGAACCCCTGGGCCGACGAGGTTTCCCTGCCGACGCTGCTTGGTGGGGCAGGGTACAAGACCGTGCTCTCGGGCAAGTGGCATGTGGGCGAAAGCGAAGGCATGCGGCCGCACGAGGTCGGGTTTGACGAGTTCTACGGCTTCTACGAGGCCGAGAAGGAAATCACCCAAGGGGTCGACAAGCGGCGTTACCCCGATCTGGTGCTGAACCCGGAGCGGCTGGCGATGCTGAGGAAGACCGGATCGAGCACGGCGCTGGTACAGGCGGTAAAGGGCGGGCCAGTCAGCCAAGTCGAAGAGATCGACAGCATCGAGAAGATGGCCGAAGGCGATCGGATGCTCAAGGAATTCACGGTGAAGAAGATCAAGGAGCTTGCGTCGGGAACGGCGCCGTTCTTCCTCGAACACTGCTTCATGAAAGTGCACGCCGACAATTTCGCCTCCAAGGCCTTCGAAGGCAAGAGCGGCAGCAAGTACCCCTACAAGGACGACGTGGTGGAGGTGGATGCCTATATCGGCGAGATCGTCGACGCGCTCGATCAGGCCGGCGTCCTGGACAATACCTTCATCTTCGTCACCTCCGACAACGGCCCGCAGCTCGATAGCTGGCCGGACAGCGGCTATACGCCGTTTCGCGGCGCCAAGGGATCGGCCTGGGAGGGCGGCATCCGCATCCCGGCGATCGCCTACTGGAAGGGCATGATCAAGCCCGGCCGCGAAAGCGACGAGCTCTTCGACCTGATGGACCTCTTCAACACGTCGCTGAGCCTTGGCGGCATCAGAGACAAGGTGCCGGTCGACCGCTACATCGACGGCATCGACCAGACCTCGTTCCTGCTTGCCGACGACGGCCGTTCGAACCGCGAGAAGGTGTTCGTCTGGAACGAGCAGAACCTGATGGCGATGCGCATGTACGAGTACAAGATCCACGTGAAGGTGGTGGAAACCAAGGCCCAGTGGCTGAACATCGACATGACGACGGTGAGCGACGTTGGCCTCGCCCCGTGGCTCTTCAATCTCTACATCGATCCGAAGGAGGAATATCCCGTCGGCCACCGGATGAATGCCTTCCTCGCCTCGATGCTGGCCGAGATGAAGGCGCATGCCGCCACCTTCAAGAAATACCCGGCGAAGAACATCGGCCTTGGACAGTGA
- a CDS encoding arylsulfatase, whose translation MSMHDDNKAAPAMAENGVTDVSRRDLLLSGTIFAAASLVAGAASVSPAKAQSSSSASGKPPNILVIFGDDIGIPQISAYTMGLMGYRTPNIDRIAAEGAIFTDSYGQNSCTAGRASFILGQEPFRTGLLTIGMPGDPHGIQDWMPTIADVLKTKGYSTGQFGKNHLGDRDEHLPTAHGFDEFFGNLYHLNAEEEPEGYFYPKDPEFKKKFGPRGVIKSSADGKIEDTGALNTKRMETIDEEFLTAAKDYIDRQVKADKPFFCWFNSTRMHVFTHLKPDSLGKTGKGIHADGMVEHDGHVGQLLKQLDDLGIAENTIVLYTTDNGAELALWPDGAQTMFHGEKGTTWEGGFRIPMMVRWPGVVKPGTQINDPVTLMDWLPTFATAAGIADVKEEMKKGFKGTSKTFKVHLDGYDLTGLLKGEAKEPPRDSVYYFDQGGNLNAIRWNDWKLSFAQASHGNIATATREVPSWAVIANLRMDPYERGMEDGGGAIEFLARNMWLLVPIQGKIKEFFADFNDYPYQAGSTLNASGINYGWLAQQAAMKRLGELESLAPR comes from the coding sequence ATGAGCATGCATGACGATAACAAGGCTGCGCCAGCGATGGCCGAGAATGGGGTAACGGATGTCAGCCGCCGCGATCTCCTTCTAAGTGGAACAATTTTTGCAGCCGCGTCGCTGGTGGCAGGCGCTGCTTCGGTAAGCCCTGCCAAGGCGCAATCCTCTTCTTCGGCGAGCGGCAAGCCGCCAAACATCCTCGTCATCTTCGGCGACGATATCGGCATTCCGCAGATCAGCGCCTACACGATGGGGCTGATGGGCTATCGCACGCCCAACATCGACCGGATCGCCGCCGAAGGCGCGATCTTTACCGACAGCTACGGCCAGAACAGTTGTACGGCGGGCCGCGCCTCCTTCATCCTCGGCCAGGAGCCTTTCCGCACCGGGCTCTTGACGATCGGCATGCCGGGCGACCCGCACGGCATCCAGGACTGGATGCCGACAATCGCCGACGTGTTGAAGACCAAGGGGTATTCGACCGGCCAGTTCGGCAAGAACCACCTCGGCGACCGCGACGAGCATCTGCCGACCGCACACGGCTTCGACGAGTTCTTCGGCAACCTCTACCACCTCAACGCCGAGGAGGAGCCGGAAGGCTACTTCTATCCGAAGGACCCGGAGTTCAAGAAGAAGTTCGGCCCGCGCGGCGTCATCAAGTCGAGCGCCGACGGCAAGATCGAGGACACCGGCGCGCTCAACACCAAGCGCATGGAAACGATCGACGAGGAATTCCTGACGGCTGCCAAGGATTACATCGACCGGCAGGTGAAGGCCGACAAACCGTTCTTCTGCTGGTTCAACTCGACCCGCATGCATGTCTTCACCCACCTGAAGCCGGACTCGCTCGGCAAGACCGGCAAGGGCATCCATGCCGACGGCATGGTGGAGCATGACGGTCACGTCGGCCAGCTCCTGAAACAGCTCGACGATCTCGGCATCGCCGAGAACACCATCGTGCTCTACACCACCGACAACGGCGCGGAACTGGCGCTGTGGCCGGACGGCGCGCAGACGATGTTCCACGGCGAGAAAGGCACGACCTGGGAAGGCGGTTTCCGCATTCCGATGATGGTGCGTTGGCCGGGCGTGGTAAAGCCGGGCACGCAGATCAACGACCCGGTGACGCTGATGGACTGGCTGCCGACCTTTGCGACCGCCGCCGGCATCGCCGACGTCAAGGAAGAGATGAAGAAGGGCTTCAAGGGCACGTCGAAGACCTTCAAGGTGCATCTCGACGGCTACGACCTGACGGGGCTGTTGAAGGGCGAGGCGAAGGAGCCGCCGCGTGACTCGGTCTACTACTTCGACCAGGGCGGCAACCTCAACGCTATCCGCTGGAACGACTGGAAGCTGAGCTTCGCCCAGGCGAGCCACGGCAACATCGCGACGGCCACCCGTGAGGTGCCGAGCTGGGCCGTCATCGCCAACCTGCGCATGGACCCCTACGAGCGCGGCATGGAAGACGGCGGCGGGGCGATCGAGTTCCTCGCCCGCAACATGTGGCTGCTGGTGCCGATCCAGGGCAAGATCAAGGAGTTCTTCGCCGACTTCAACGATTATCCGTACCAGGCCGGCAGCACGCTGAACGCCAGCGGCATCAACTATGGCTGGCTTGCGCAGCAGGCAGCGATGAAGCGGCTGGGCGAACTGGAAAGCCTGGCGCCGCGGTAA
- a CDS encoding group III truncated hemoglobin encodes MDDNDLQGRAAHVAAIRERAEAEMKAIGIDAAFIDRLVETFYARVLAHPELGPVFDARLSGRWPEHMDKMKSFWSAVAFRNGAYGGKPVQAHVGVANMTPDLFPKWLDLFSTTLDDIAPNGEAKAWFMATAERIARSLTLSLFYNPAMDDPALKRG; translated from the coding sequence ATGGACGACAACGACTTGCAGGGCCGCGCCGCTCATGTCGCAGCAATCCGCGAACGAGCGGAAGCCGAGATGAAGGCGATCGGCATCGATGCGGCCTTCATCGATCGTCTCGTCGAGACCTTCTACGCCCGCGTGCTCGCCCATCCCGAACTCGGCCCCGTCTTCGACGCCAGGCTTTCCGGCCGCTGGCCGGAGCACATGGACAAGATGAAGAGCTTCTGGTCGGCCGTCGCCTTCCGCAACGGCGCCTATGGCGGCAAGCCGGTGCAGGCGCATGTCGGCGTCGCCAACATGACGCCGGATCTCTTTCCGAAATGGCTTGATCTCTTTTCCACGACGCTCGACGACATCGCCCCGAACGGCGAGGCCAAGGCCTGGTTCATGGCCACGGCCGAACGCATCGCCCGCAGCCTGACGCTTTCGCTATTCTACAATCCGGCGATGGACGATCCGGCGCTGAAGCGCGGGTAA
- a CDS encoding EamA family transporter produces MVFLFAWVRPQAIGKDLAAAGAGMLALALISGIVQYALAFWLYLIGLKRLPVSTAALFLTLTPVFGIGRKGLGNYPRFSAGSSIAGL; encoded by the coding sequence TTGGTCTTCCTGTTCGCCTGGGTCAGGCCTCAGGCGATCGGCAAGGACCTTGCCGCCGCGGGGGCGGGCATGCTGGCGCTCGCCCTGATCTCCGGCATCGTCCAGTACGCGCTCGCCTTCTGGCTCTACCTGATCGGCCTCAAGCGCCTGCCGGTGAGCACGGCTGCGCTGTTCCTGACCCTGACGCCCGTCTTCGGCATCGGGCGTAAAGGCCTCGGCAATTACCCGCGCTTCAGCGCCGGATCGTCCATCGCCGGATTGTAG
- the recX gene encoding recombination regulator RecX — MVQFEGRAGLDLIDDQAQSDQPTPRMYAWARNSAAYRLARQMLTEKQLFDAISRKAREKFEDISVNQVELLAAAAVTFAYDNGALNDKAYAEIKTRSAMRGGKSKRAIAQKLSEKGVARDAVAAAVAEADDLYAAVVLARKRAFGPFRKAALDEKRTAKELSAFARGGFSFELGKRVFAMSVDEAEDILFAGRSL; from the coding sequence ATGGTTCAATTCGAGGGCAGGGCAGGCTTGGACCTCATCGACGATCAAGCGCAATCCGATCAACCGACGCCGCGCATGTATGCCTGGGCGCGCAATTCAGCGGCCTATCGGCTGGCGCGGCAGATGCTGACGGAAAAGCAGCTCTTCGACGCCATCTCGCGCAAGGCGCGGGAGAAGTTCGAGGATATCAGCGTGAACCAGGTGGAGCTGCTGGCGGCTGCCGCCGTGACCTTTGCCTATGACAATGGCGCGCTCAACGACAAAGCTTATGCCGAGATCAAGACCCGCTCGGCCATGCGCGGCGGCAAGTCGAAGCGGGCGATCGCCCAGAAGCTGTCGGAAAAGGGCGTTGCACGGGACGCCGTCGCTGCGGCGGTGGCGGAAGCCGACGATCTCTATGCGGCCGTCGTCTTGGCGCGAAAGCGCGCCTTCGGGCCGTTCCGCAAGGCGGCGCTCGACGAGAAGCGTACGGCCAAGGAGCTCTCCGCCTTTGCCCGGGGCGGCTTCAGCTTCGAACTGGGCAAGCGGGTCTTTGCGATGTCGGTCGACGAGGCCGAGGACATTTTGTTTGCAGGCCGCTCGCTCTGA
- a CDS encoding siderophore-interacting protein: protein MDNSPNYSHLPTPRIERVRHELKRRSLVVSGIERVTPGMLRITLSGEDLADFVSLGADDHIKIFVPGANGTEERRDYTPRRYDTDARVLALDFALHEAGPVTAWAMAASVGDKLEIGGPRGSAVVSGDFTRWLLIGDETALPAIGRRIEETPAGHQITSVAAVTGLDERQKFRTKAALTTHWAYRPLDQAHDPSALLAVVRQVALEPGTFVWIAAEAAVTRAIRTHLVEERGLPLSWLKASGYWVKGKADSTEKFE, encoded by the coding sequence ATGGACAATTCTCCCAACTATTCCCATCTCCCGACGCCGCGCATCGAGCGTGTTCGCCATGAGCTGAAGCGCCGCTCGCTCGTCGTTTCCGGCATCGAGCGGGTGACGCCGGGCATGCTCCGGATCACGCTTTCCGGTGAGGATCTCGCCGACTTCGTCAGCCTCGGGGCGGATGACCACATCAAGATCTTCGTGCCCGGCGCAAACGGCACCGAAGAGCGCCGGGACTATACGCCACGGCGCTACGACACCGACGCGCGCGTTCTGGCGCTCGATTTCGCGTTGCACGAGGCAGGCCCCGTGACCGCCTGGGCAATGGCGGCCTCCGTGGGCGACAAGCTCGAGATCGGCGGGCCGCGCGGTTCGGCGGTCGTGTCTGGAGATTTCACGCGATGGCTGCTGATCGGCGACGAGACGGCGCTGCCGGCGATCGGGCGGCGGATCGAGGAGACGCCGGCGGGGCATCAGATCACCAGTGTCGCCGCCGTCACCGGGCTGGACGAGCGGCAGAAGTTCCGCACCAAGGCGGCGCTCACCACCCATTGGGCCTATCGCCCGCTCGATCAAGCGCACGATCCGTCAGCGCTGCTTGCCGTCGTGCGTCAAGTGGCGCTCGAGCCCGGCACCTTCGTCTGGATCGCGGCCGAAGCCGCAGTCACCCGGGCGATCCGCACCCATCTCGTCGAGGAGCGCGGCTTGCCGCTCAGCTGGCTAAAAGCTTCCGGCTACTGGGTGAAGGGCAAGGCCGACAGCACCGAGAAGTTCGAATAG
- a CDS encoding PLP-dependent aminotransferase family protein, with amino-acid sequence MLDWEHIFATRSNRMRASEIRELLKLLDRPDIISFAGGIPDPALFPDAEFKDAYAEIFSGPAVSAALQYSVSEGYKPLREWLAKQMADLGIPAGADNIFITSGSQQGLDYLGKLFLSPNDTALVTWPTYLGALQAFNAYEPTYDQLNPNGNRTPEAYRQAAGEAGGRVKFAYLSADFANPTGETVDRAGRERVLTLAEELDIAVIEDAAYQSLRYDGEPVPPILALEIAKKGDINNTRTIYCGSFSKTLAPGLRVGWVCASEKVIRKLVLLKQAADLHSSTINQMAICTVAERGFDEQVAKIHRVYKQRRNAMLAALEKYMPEGVSWTKPEGGMFVWVTLPKGMDGAALLAKSIETAKVAFVPGRAFFADGSGENTLRVSFSCANDQMIDEGIRRLGDLIRGEVAALAA; translated from the coding sequence ATGCTGGATTGGGAACATATCTTCGCGACGCGCTCGAACCGGATGCGCGCTTCGGAAATCCGCGAACTGTTGAAGCTGCTCGATCGCCCCGACATCATTTCGTTTGCCGGCGGCATTCCCGATCCCGCGCTGTTTCCGGATGCGGAATTCAAGGACGCCTATGCGGAGATCTTTTCCGGCCCGGCCGTGAGTGCCGCACTGCAGTATTCGGTCAGCGAAGGCTACAAGCCGCTGCGCGAATGGCTTGCCAAGCAGATGGCCGATCTCGGCATTCCCGCCGGCGCCGACAACATCTTCATCACGTCCGGTTCGCAGCAGGGCCTCGACTATCTCGGCAAGCTGTTCCTGTCGCCGAATGATACCGCACTTGTCACCTGGCCGACCTATCTCGGCGCGCTGCAGGCCTTCAACGCCTATGAGCCGACCTACGACCAGCTGAACCCCAACGGCAACCGCACGCCGGAAGCCTACCGTCAGGCGGCGGGCGAGGCGGGCGGCCGCGTCAAGTTTGCCTATCTCTCGGCCGACTTCGCCAACCCGACCGGCGAGACCGTCGACCGGGCCGGCCGCGAGCGCGTGCTGACGCTTGCCGAAGAGCTCGACATTGCCGTCATCGAAGACGCGGCCTACCAGTCGCTGCGCTATGACGGCGAGCCGGTGCCGCCGATCCTGGCGCTCGAAATCGCCAAGAAGGGCGACATCAACAACACCCGCACGATCTATTGCGGCTCGTTCTCGAAGACGCTCGCTCCCGGCCTTCGCGTCGGCTGGGTCTGCGCCTCGGAAAAGGTGATCCGCAAGCTCGTGCTCTTGAAGCAGGCAGCCGATCTGCATTCCTCGACAATCAACCAGATGGCGATCTGCACCGTTGCCGAGCGCGGCTTCGATGAGCAGGTGGCGAAGATCCACCGGGTCTACAAGCAGCGCCGCAACGCCATGCTCGCAGCGCTTGAAAAGTACATGCCCGAGGGCGTGTCCTGGACGAAGCCGGAAGGCGGCATGTTCGTCTGGGTGACGCTGCCAAAGGGCATGGACGGCGCCGCACTGCTTGCAAAATCGATCGAGACCGCCAAGGTCGCCTTCGTTCCCGGTCGCGCCTTCTTTGCCGATGGCTCGGGCGAAAACACCCTGCGCGTTTCCTTCTCCTGCGCCAACGATCAGATGATCGACGAGGGCATCCGCCGGCTCGGCGACCTCATCCGTGGCGAAGTTGCGGCTCTGGCGGCTTAA
- a CDS encoding LysE family translocator, with the protein MADLPILLTFVAALFVLEITPGPDMMLVLARGIGQGRRVALLTVVGMIFVAGVVQVGLLVLGVASLLKAYPAGLMLLQWVGAAYMLYLGARMVWSSFGDAAESKRLAATEVSDWRAVREGTINSLTNPKSLLFMFAFLPQFVDPTAGPVWLQLAVLGTVQKLAGILSLGSVALASGTVGQALYRFPRLLVWQQRFTGAVMLGLGFRLLFADNASAPAVKT; encoded by the coding sequence ATGGCCGATCTCCCCATTCTCCTGACCTTCGTTGCTGCACTCTTCGTTCTGGAGATCACGCCCGGTCCGGACATGATGCTGGTGCTCGCCCGCGGGATCGGGCAGGGGCGCCGGGTGGCGCTGCTGACGGTGGTCGGCATGATCTTCGTCGCCGGCGTCGTGCAGGTAGGCCTGCTGGTCCTCGGCGTCGCCTCGCTGCTGAAGGCCTATCCCGCCGGGCTCATGCTTCTGCAGTGGGTGGGGGCAGCCTACATGCTCTATCTCGGCGCGCGCATGGTCTGGTCGAGTTTCGGCGATGCGGCCGAAAGCAAGCGGCTGGCGGCGACCGAGGTGTCCGACTGGCGCGCGGTCCGCGAGGGAACGATCAACAGCCTGACGAACCCGAAGTCGCTGCTCTTCATGTTCGCCTTCCTGCCGCAGTTCGTGGACCCGACCGCCGGCCCCGTTTGGCTGCAGCTTGCCGTGCTCGGCACCGTGCAGAAGCTTGCCGGCATCCTTTCGCTCGGTTCGGTAGCGCTTGCTTCGGGAACGGTCGGGCAGGCGCTTTATCGTTTTCCGCGGCTGCTCGTCTGGCAGCAGCGTTTTACCGGCGCCGTCATGCTGGGGCTCGGCTTCCGGCTCCTGTTTGCAGACAACGCCAGCGCGCCGGCGGTCAAAACGTAA